In one window of Chloroflexi bacterium ADurb.Bin180 DNA:
- a CDS encoding flavodoxin: MKILVVFYSSSGTTRRVGQAFATQLGADVEDIQEVKPRHLDVTEPGGIGKLVKIMLAGAEANLGLSVPILPATHNAADYDLILLGTPLWGSSLPGPVRSYIVKHREQFKAVAFFATCQGPNPNARCFAQMEKASGKAPVATATYQANHVLIGDLAELVAGFVKQIRRSA; encoded by the coding sequence ATGAAGATACTGGTTGTGTTTTACTCGTCGTCCGGAACCACGCGACGCGTTGGCCAAGCGTTCGCAACTCAACTGGGGGCTGACGTTGAGGACATCCAGGAGGTCAAACCGCGGCATCTGGATGTGACTGAGCCGGGAGGCATCGGCAAGCTGGTCAAGATCATGCTGGCTGGCGCTGAAGCGAACCTTGGCCTGAGCGTTCCGATTCTGCCGGCCACACACAACGCCGCCGACTATGACCTGATCCTCCTGGGGACGCCGCTCTGGGGCAGCAGCCTGCCCGGGCCGGTGCGCTCGTACATCGTGAAGCATCGCGAGCAGTTCAAGGCAGTGGCGTTCTTTGCGACGTGCCAGGGTCCGAACCCGAACGCGCGGTGTTTTGCCCAGATGGAGAAGGCGAGTGGAAAGGCGCCAGTCGCGACTGCTACATATCAGGCCAACCACGTACTCATCGGCGATCTGGCTGAGCTGGTTGCCGGGTTTGTGAAGCAGATTCGCCGGTCGGCCTGA
- the ycgJ_2 gene encoding putative methyltransferase YcgJ — protein sequence MTGRGTSAAAGSCPGKDHLERVRDAVADYYAAFVERMSLDEASCPSLFRFGASQVIEELYGTRTAEELEQVQGVSLGCGNPLSAAALATGQVVLDLGCGLGLDCLLAAKAVGSSGRVVGIDLVDDMVKRALLTARSAGQDNAGFVRCAMESVPLSSGSVDVVISNCAVNLSADKRAVLSEAARLLKPGGRLVVYDILSDAVVPDEVCSDLGRWAGCVGGVLTAEQYVRHLNRAGLVEARVREAGSAEGLLERVPGAPRLYVGEITARRQ from the coding sequence GTGACCGGCAGGGGAACCAGTGCTGCGGCGGGCTCGTGTCCCGGAAAGGACCACCTGGAGCGAGTGCGCGACGCAGTGGCGGACTATTACGCGGCTTTTGTCGAGCGGATGTCGCTGGATGAGGCTTCCTGTCCGTCGCTCTTTCGGTTTGGCGCTTCGCAGGTGATCGAAGAGCTGTACGGCACCCGCACGGCCGAAGAGCTCGAGCAGGTTCAGGGAGTATCACTGGGATGCGGCAATCCGTTGAGTGCCGCAGCTCTGGCGACCGGGCAAGTGGTGCTCGACCTCGGCTGCGGACTCGGACTGGACTGCCTTCTGGCAGCCAAGGCTGTGGGCAGCTCGGGCCGGGTGGTGGGAATCGACCTGGTCGATGATATGGTCAAGAGGGCGCTGCTCACGGCGAGGAGCGCCGGGCAGGACAATGCTGGTTTTGTGCGCTGCGCCATGGAAAGCGTCCCCCTCTCGTCTGGGAGTGTTGACGTGGTGATCTCGAACTGCGCCGTGAACCTGTCGGCGGACAAGAGAGCGGTTCTCAGCGAGGCAGCACGGCTGCTCAAACCCGGTGGCCGCCTTGTGGTATATGATATCCTCAGTGATGCGGTCGTACCTGACGAGGTGTGTTCGGATCTGGGCCGCTGGGCAGGATGTGTGGGTGGTGTGCTGACTGCCGAACAGTATGTGCGGCATCTGAACCGAGCGGGGCTCGTCGAGGCGAGGGTGCGTGAGGCCGGCTCGGCCGAGGGCCTGCTTGAGCGTGTGCCAGGTGCACCGCGGCTGTACGTAGGAGAGATCACTGCCAGGCGGCAATAG
- a CDS encoding adenosine nucleotide hydrolase NudE, whose product MSSWKTLSRRVILEHSMYLTVEEHTVELPDGRVIEHWPWIITPDFVNVLPYSAGGEFLCFRQEKYALEGLSLAPVGGYIEPGEAPLAAAQRELREEMGCIADEWVHLGSYKAGANRGIATGHLYLALDARQSGEPCSDDLEPQELVRLSPREMEDAVMAGEFKLVPWSANVALALLALRRRGIRWD is encoded by the coding sequence ATGTCTTCATGGAAGACCCTGTCGCGACGAGTGATCCTTGAACACAGCATGTACCTCACCGTTGAAGAGCACACGGTTGAGCTTCCTGACGGGCGCGTGATCGAGCACTGGCCGTGGATCATCACCCCGGACTTTGTCAACGTGCTTCCCTATTCGGCCGGCGGCGAGTTCCTGTGCTTTCGACAGGAAAAGTACGCTCTTGAGGGCCTGTCGCTGGCGCCGGTGGGCGGGTACATCGAGCCGGGCGAGGCCCCTCTGGCGGCGGCGCAACGTGAGCTGCGCGAGGAGATGGGTTGCATCGCGGACGAATGGGTGCATCTGGGAAGCTACAAGGCCGGTGCCAACAGGGGCATCGCCACCGGCCATCTTTACCTTGCGCTGGACGCCAGGCAGAGCGGCGAACCCTGCTCCGACGACCTGGAGCCGCAGGAGCTGGTCAGGCTATCGCCGCGGGAGATGGAGGACGCAGTCATGGCGGGAGAATTCAAGCTCGTTCCGTGGTCGGCGAATGTCGCGCTCGCTCTGCTCGCTCTGCGACGACGGGGAATACGATGGGACTAG
- a CDS encoding Metallo-beta-lactamase L1 precursor produces the protein MQIHTITRGPFNRYLIGDSGWILVDTGIPRTERMVLSALREYHVAPRELRLILLTHGHIDHAGAAAALKRLTGARVAIHERDRELVETGRVVVPAMWNPAVRAMAKPIDWVASLMRFPPVPADIVIHDEGLDLAEFGVRGRVIYTPGHTVGSISLVLDSGEAFVGDLGAGVGIGGGKARIPPAGNDRQQVLESWRRLFALNVTRIYPGHGPDLPASEMRAALGW, from the coding sequence ATGCAGATACACACTATCACCAGGGGTCCTTTCAACCGGTACCTGATTGGCGACAGCGGCTGGATACTGGTTGACACGGGAATCCCGCGGACCGAAAGAATGGTGCTGAGCGCGCTGCGAGAGTATCATGTCGCACCTCGCGAGCTGAGGCTCATCCTGCTGACGCATGGCCACATCGACCACGCCGGCGCCGCTGCCGCTCTCAAGCGACTGACCGGTGCCAGGGTGGCGATACACGAACGCGACCGTGAACTGGTTGAGACCGGCAGAGTAGTGGTTCCGGCCATGTGGAATCCGGCCGTGCGCGCAATGGCCAAGCCCATCGATTGGGTGGCCTCGCTGATGAGGTTCCCTCCAGTGCCTGCCGACATTGTGATTCACGACGAGGGACTCGACCTGGCTGAATTCGGGGTGCGGGGCAGGGTGATCTACACGCCAGGCCACACGGTCGGGTCGATCAGCCTGGTCCTCGATTCGGGAGAGGCCTTTGTCGGCGACCTGGGAGCAGGCGTAGGAATTGGAGGAGGAAAGGCTAGGATCCCGCCTGCCGGAAACGACCGGCAGCAGGTCCTGGAGAGTTGGAGGCGGCTCTTTGCGCTGAACGTAACGCGCATCTATCCCGGGCACGGCCCCGACTTGCCGGCAAGTGAGATGAGAGCAGCCCTAGGATGGTGA